The Panicum virgatum strain AP13 chromosome 5K, P.virgatum_v5, whole genome shotgun sequence genome has a window encoding:
- the LOC120710486 gene encoding E3 ubiquitin-protein ligase SIAH2-like, whose amino-acid sequence MRPPRPPSTGSDAPGLDGAREEPQPPSHPLAANHGRQESKPREAGVVVSFGARPAGAAPAPARPRRLTTVLVVDKARLCCSLCSLALKRPIYQCAAGHLACGGCRTKLSTNACRTCGDGGAASAYALCPGLDVFYGELHLPCPYEAHGCRSYIPYYRAASHQSACEHAPCLCPEPGCAFAAPPRALLAHLVDAHSWPVHKIPRFGAIQALHVPAAGPPDRLLVVAEEEEAAAAEEDDDDDGDDAEGPAVFVLSVRARGEAAAVSVACLRANARAGPQYKCVLWAKAPAPRGAAGRRRLCMETDVPSCAQPGEAAVEDGMWLGVAPVMMLGASREIHLGVQIDKL is encoded by the exons AtgaggccgccgcggccgccgtcgacgGGGAGCGACGCGCCCGGCCTCGACGGGGCGAGGGAAGAGCCCCAGCCGCCGTCGCACCCCCTAGCGGCCAACCATGGGAGGCAAGAAAGCAAGCCCCGCGAAGCAGGAGTGGTCGTTTCGTTTGGAGCCCGgccggcaggggcggcgccggcgccggcgcgtccGAGGAGGCTGACGACGGTGCTGGTGGTGGACAAGGCCAGGCTCTGCTGCTCGCTGTGCTCCCTCGCCTTGAAGCGCCCCATCTACCAG TGCGCGGCCGGGCACCTGGCGTGCGGCGGCTGCCGCACGAAGCTCTCGACCAACGCCTGCCGGAcgtgcggcgacggcggggccgCCTCCGCCTACGCGCTCTGCCCCGGCCTCGACGTCTTCTACGGCGAGCTCCACCTGCCGTGCCCCTACGAGGCGCACGGGTGCAGGAGCTACATCCCCTACTACAGGGCCGCCAGCCACCAGAGCGCGTGCGAGCACGCGCCGTGCCTCTGCCCGGAGCCCGGCTGCgccttcgccgcgccgccgcgggcgctgcTCGCCCACCTCGTCGACGCCCACTCCTGGCCCGTGCACAAGATCCCCCGCTTCGGCGCGATCCAGGCGCTCCACGTTCCGGCGGCGGGTCcgccggaccgcctcctggtcgtggcggaggaggaggaggcggcggcggcggaagaagacgacgacgacgacggggaCGACGCGGAGGGCCCGGCCGTGTTCGTGCTgtccgtgcgcgcgcgcggcgaggccgccgccgtctcggTGGCGTGCCTGAGGGCGAACGCGAGGGCGGGGCCGCAGTACAAGTGCGTGCTCTGGGcgaaggcgccggcgccgcggggcgcggcggggcgccgccgcctgtgcaTGGAGACGGACGTGCCGAGCTGCGCGCAGCCCGGCGAGGCCGCCGTGGAGGACGGGATGTGGCTGGGCGTGGCGCCGGTGATGATGCTCGGAGCGTCCAGGGAGATCCACCTCGGCGTGCAAATCGACAAGCTCTGA
- the LOC120709656 gene encoding E3 ubiquitin-protein ligase SINA-like 7, with protein sequence MAEEQPKRLSQSPTGESSKKSAPNCLLSGAGVKEEPGEGEVALGGGGSRAGAAAAEQAGPAVERPRIDISIEAQLLHCAVAECNRPLKPPIFKCEAGHLLCGACRGDRGDEGLCRRCGGGAAFTHCGPELDLFVGDARVPCPFKAYGCDLSVVYHATAVHQDACAYAPCHCSVPGCPFTASPPRLRDHLAYDHAWPLDRLPGYGKPLQLRVPAAAGPHRLLVVEGDERRLFALSVRPRGAASLAVSVSCVRTAAAAGAGPRFTCMLWAQAPGALAGGKGRRLMMEADVASCAVPGGTAAEEGMALYVPPPMLRGPAMEMHLRVRIDVVDPAPTSPRSADASSRNV encoded by the exons ATGGCCGAGGAGCAGCCCAAGCGTCTCTCGCAGTCGCCGACCGGCGAAAGCAGCAAGAAGTCCGCTCCCAACTGCCTGCTCTCCGGCGCCGGGGTGAAGGAAGAACCGGGGGAGGGAGAGGTAGCCCTCGGCGGCGGAGGATCGCGCgcaggagctgcggcggccgaGCAGGCCGGTCCAGCCGTGGAGCGGCCGCGGATCGACATCAGCATCGAGGCGCAGCTGCTCCACTGTGCCGTCGCCGAGTGCAACCGCCCCCTCAAGCCTCCCATCTTCAAG TGCGAGGCCGGCCACCTCCTGTGCGGCGCCTGCCGCGGCGACCGCGGCGACGAGGGCCTCTGCcgcaggtgcggcggcggcgccgccttcaCCCACTGCGGCCCGGAGCTGGACCTATTCGTCGGCGACGCCAGGGTGCCGTGCCCCTTCAAGGCGTACGGCTGCGACCTCTCCGTCGTGTACCACGCCACGGCGGTGCACCAGGATGCGTGCGCCTACGCGCCCTGCCACTGCTCGGTGCCCGGGTGCCCCTTCACGGCGTCCCCGCCGCGGCTCCGCGACCACCTCGCCTATGACCACGCCTGGCCGCTCGACCGGCTCCCGGGCTACGGCAAGCCCCTGCAGCTCCGCGtgcccgccgcggcggggccGCACCGCCTCCTGGTCGTGGAGGGCGACGAGCGCCGCCTGTTCGCGCTGTCCGTgcgcccgcgcggcgcggccagccTCGCCGTGTCGGTTTCGTGCGTccggacggccgccgccgccggggccggcccGCGGTTCACGTGCATGCTCTGGGCGCAGGCGCcgggcgcgctcgccggcggcaagggGCGGCGCCTGATGATGGAGGCGGACGTCGCGAGCTGCGCGGTGCCCGGCGGGACAGCCGCCGAGGAGGGGATGGCGCTGTACGTGCCGCCGCCGATGCTGCGCGGGCCGGCCATGGAGATGCACCTCAGGGTCCGCATCGACGTCGTCGATCCGGCTCCGACCTCGCCTCGCTCTGCTGACGCATCATCTCGCAATGTTTAA